The Aphis gossypii isolate Hap1 chromosome 3, ASM2018417v2, whole genome shotgun sequence genome includes a region encoding these proteins:
- the LOC114124893 gene encoding glyceraldehyde-3-phosphate dehydrogenase has protein sequence MSNIGINGFGRIGRLVLRASLEKGAKVVAINDPFIGIEYMVYLFKYDSTHGRFKGEVSVDGDVLIVNGNKIKVFSERDPKAIQWGSAGADYVVESTGVFTTIEKASAHLEGGAKKVIISAPSADAPMFVVGVNLDAYNPSFKVVSNASCTTNCLAPLAKVIHDNFGIVEGLMTTVHATTATQKTVDGPSGKLWRDGRGAAQNIIPASTGAAKAVSKVIPELNGKLTGMAFRVPVANVSVVDLTVRLAKPASYQDIKDKVKEAAAGPLKGILGYTEDEVVSSDFIGDTHSSIFDAKAGISLNDQFVKLISWYDNEYGYSNRVVDLIKYMQSKD, from the exons atgTCAAACATTGGTATCAATGGATTTGGCCGTATCGGTCGATTGGTTTTAAGAGCTTCATTGGAAAAGGGTGCCAAAGTTGTTGCCATCAACGATCCATTCATTGGTATTGAATATATGGTTTACTTGTTCAAGTACGATTCTACTCATGGACGTTTCAAGGGCGAAGTTTCTGTTGATGGAGATGTTCTTATCgtaaatg GAAACAAAATCAAGGTGTTCTCTGAACGCGACCCTAAAGCCATCCAATGGGGATCTGCTGGCGCTGATTACGTAGTAGAATCCACTGGTGTGTTCACCACCATTGAAAAAGCCTCTGCTCACTTGGAAGGTGGAGCCAAGAAAGTTATCATTTCTGCACCAAGCGCTGATGCACCAATGTTTGTTGTTGGTGTCAACTTGGATGCGTACAATCCGTCATTCAAAGTTGTATCTAATGCTTCATGCACAACTAACTGCTTGGCTCCATTAGCCAAGGTCATTCATGACAACTTTGGAATTGTTGAGGGTCTTATGACTACTGTTCATGCAACCACCGCCACTCAAAAAACTGTTGATGGACCATCTGGAAAA TTGTGGAGAGATGGAAGAGGTGCTGCCCAAAACATCATTCCAGCATCTACTGGAGCAGCTAAGGCTGTTAGCAAAGTCATTCCAGAACTTAATGGTAAATTAACTGGAATGGCTTTCAGAGTACCAGTTGCTAATGTTTCTGTTGTTGATTTGACTGTAAG ACTTGCAAAACCAGCATCCTACCAAGATATCAAGGATAAGGTTAAGGAAGCAGCAGCAGGACCATTGAAGGGAATTTTGGGTTATACTGAAGATGAAGTTGTGTCTTCTGATTTCATTGGTGATACCCACTCATCAATCTTTGACGCTAAGGCGGGAATTTCATTGAACGATCAATTTGTCAAACTTATCTCATG gtacgACAATGAATATGGTTATTCCAACCGTGTTGTGGACTTAATCAAGTACATGCAATCTAAGGATTAA